Proteins from a single region of Deinococcus malanensis:
- a CDS encoding response regulator, translating to MSSRVRVLLVEDDLRVARVNRDLLERDPDVHVVGSAATCAQGDALAQALQPDLILLDVHLPDGSGLGLLRHWRSAGRTTDVALITAADDEASVRLALAHGAFDYLIKPFTGQRLAELVARHRARRLNSAASAPRVDQASLDRLLGVTPTTSGVLPRGIDPHTLDRVAQALADAAQAVSAEEIGDRVGLSRVTAWRYLEHLVRAGQAQLDHQYGQAGRPAKLYRHCPLPPEA from the coding sequence ATGAGTTCGCGCGTGCGGGTGCTGCTGGTCGAGGATGATCTGCGGGTGGCAAGGGTCAACCGTGACCTGCTCGAACGTGATCCGGACGTACATGTGGTGGGCAGCGCGGCCACCTGTGCCCAGGGCGACGCACTGGCGCAGGCCCTGCAGCCGGACCTGATCCTGCTGGACGTCCACCTGCCGGACGGCAGCGGGCTGGGGTTGCTGCGCCACTGGCGCTCGGCGGGGCGCACCACCGACGTGGCCCTGATTACCGCCGCCGACGATGAGGCCAGCGTGCGGCTGGCGCTGGCACACGGCGCCTTCGACTACCTGATCAAGCCGTTTACCGGACAGCGTCTGGCGGAACTGGTGGCCCGACACCGCGCACGACGCCTGAATTCGGCGGCCAGTGCGCCCCGCGTGGACCAGGCCAGCCTGGACCGCCTGCTGGGTGTCACACCGACAACCTCTGGAGTCCTGCCGCGCGGGATCGATCCACATACCCTGGACCGGGTCGCACAGGCACTGGCTGACGCAGCACAGGCCGTCAGCGCCGAAGAGATCGGCGACCGCGTGGGCCTGAGCCGCGTCACGGCCTGGCGGTATCTGGAGCATCTGGTGCGGGCCGGGCAGGCCCAACTCGATCATCAGTACGGTCAGGCCGGGCGTCCGGCCAAGCTCTACCGACACTGCCCCCTCCCCCCAGAAGCCTGA
- a CDS encoding beta-galactosidase, with protein MTRPETSPSVRLQLGVCDYPEHVPEDRWSAYAQQQRQLGLTYVRIAEFAWGRMEPRSGEYDWAWLDRAVEAYHAAGMRVVLCTPTATPPAWLVRFHPEILPYDAQGRVREFGSRRHYDFASPVYREHSRRITRVMAERYGQHPAVAGWQTDNEFGCHATSRSFGGASAAVFPGWLQQKYGTLEALNEAWGNVFWSMEYTGWDEIRPPHLTVTEPNPSHVLDYARFSSEMIRQFQAEQVAILRELSPGRFITHNFMIFESGFDHYEVARGLDFVTWDNYPTGMLEYFAPPGIREDVKTRYARTGHPDLIAFNHDLYRNLLEGRGALGREGADSPNGFWVMEQQCGQVNWAPYNPLPADGAVQLWTAQAWAHGADVVSYFRWRAATMAQEVMHSGLLRHDETPDRGFAEVQALDLGSFPVGNVPARVALVHDYESLWAYDAQPHNAAATYWQQTVTYYSALRSLGVDVDVISASADLTGYVLVVAPAITLVTAEMASRWTAAAQGGAFLVCGPRTAFRTPGGATWTDGQFGPLSTLVGARLLQYDSLRPGVTQDISGGHTAHTWAESYRLQGAQATHTYQGGPLTGQAAVIRHGNVTVIGASSESLIQDVLRGALQEAQVVTADLPEGVRLSRRAGHTLVQNWTAEPVPWQGRVLPPTSFEVMHDQ; from the coding sequence ATGACCCGGCCTGAAACCAGCCCGTCAGTCCGCCTCCAGCTTGGGGTGTGCGACTACCCCGAACACGTCCCTGAAGACCGCTGGAGTGCCTACGCGCAGCAGCAGCGTCAGCTTGGCCTGACCTACGTCCGGATCGCCGAGTTCGCCTGGGGCCGCATGGAGCCCCGGTCCGGCGAGTACGACTGGGCCTGGCTTGACCGGGCCGTGGAGGCCTACCATGCGGCAGGCATGCGGGTGGTGCTGTGTACGCCCACGGCCACCCCTCCCGCGTGGCTGGTGCGGTTCCACCCGGAGATACTTCCTTACGATGCTCAGGGCCGCGTGCGGGAATTCGGTTCCCGGAGGCACTACGACTTCGCCTCGCCGGTCTACCGCGAACACTCCCGGCGCATCACTCGGGTCATGGCGGAGCGCTATGGGCAGCATCCGGCGGTGGCGGGATGGCAGACCGACAACGAGTTCGGCTGCCATGCCACCAGCCGCTCCTTCGGTGGAGCCAGTGCCGCAGTGTTCCCCGGCTGGCTGCAGCAGAAGTACGGCACCCTGGAAGCGCTGAACGAGGCCTGGGGCAACGTGTTCTGGAGCATGGAGTACACCGGCTGGGACGAGATCAGGCCACCTCACCTCACTGTCACGGAGCCCAATCCCAGCCATGTGCTGGACTACGCCCGCTTCTCTTCGGAGATGATCCGCCAGTTTCAGGCCGAGCAGGTGGCCATCCTGCGCGAGCTCTCGCCGGGGCGTTTCATCACGCACAATTTCATGATCTTCGAGTCCGGATTCGACCATTATGAGGTCGCCCGTGGTCTGGATTTCGTGACCTGGGACAATTACCCCACCGGCATGCTGGAGTACTTCGCGCCGCCAGGGATTCGCGAGGACGTCAAGACCCGCTACGCCCGCACAGGTCACCCGGATCTCATCGCGTTCAATCATGACCTCTACCGCAACCTGCTGGAAGGGCGAGGTGCCCTGGGACGCGAGGGTGCCGATTCCCCCAATGGCTTCTGGGTGATGGAGCAGCAGTGCGGACAGGTGAATTGGGCGCCGTACAACCCCCTGCCGGCTGACGGCGCTGTTCAGCTGTGGACCGCGCAGGCCTGGGCGCACGGGGCCGACGTGGTCAGCTACTTCCGCTGGCGCGCCGCGACCATGGCCCAGGAAGTGATGCATTCGGGCCTGCTGCGTCACGACGAAACCCCCGACCGCGGCTTTGCCGAGGTGCAGGCGCTGGACCTCGGCAGCTTCCCGGTCGGGAACGTGCCGGCCAGGGTCGCGCTTGTGCACGACTACGAAAGCCTGTGGGCGTACGATGCGCAGCCCCACAACGCCGCGGCCACCTACTGGCAGCAGACGGTCACGTACTATTCGGCCCTGCGTTCCCTGGGGGTGGATGTCGACGTGATCAGTGCCAGCGCCGACCTGACCGGGTACGTGCTGGTGGTCGCCCCGGCCATCACGCTGGTCACGGCAGAGATGGCGTCGCGCTGGACCGCCGCCGCGCAGGGAGGCGCCTTCCTGGTCTGTGGCCCCCGGACCGCGTTCCGGACACCGGGCGGAGCCACCTGGACGGACGGGCAGTTTGGTCCGCTGAGCACCCTGGTGGGTGCGCGGCTCCTTCAATACGATTCCCTGCGGCCAGGCGTCACGCAGGACATCAGCGGGGGCCACACCGCCCATACCTGGGCTGAAAGTTACCGTCTGCAGGGCGCCCAGGCCACCCACACGTACCAGGGCGGTCCTCTGACCGGGCAGGCGGCCGTTATCCGGCATGGGAACGTCACCGTCATAGGGGCCAGCAGCGAATCGCTGATCCAGGACGTGCTGCGCGGAGCCCTGCAGGAGGCGCAGGTCGTCACCGCCGACCTGCCCGAGGGTGTGCGGCTCAGCCGCCGCGCCGGCCACACGCTGGTACAGAACTGGACGGCAGAGCCGGTGCCGTGGCAGGGCCGCGTGCTGCCCCCCACCAGCTTTGAGGTCATGCATGACCAGTAG
- a CDS encoding ATP-binding protein translates to MTVLGARKGRGLQGRMVRWHLLVLCAMTTLLVGVQTWQFYGEARERIGERAVVISRLVAQLPLVYQGAERGEPNAALNAQVNALRDEAKADFIVVGNVRGIRLAHPVPDSLGKPMMGGDNDAPLSGREIVSVARGSLGLSVRGKVPIWAGGEAGTRVVGVVSTGYLMPQAWNLVAQALISLLPWFLLALALGTAGAVWAARRLRAEILNLEPEQIAALAQQQRAVLAALREGVIAVDGSGQVTLASQRAVELLGPVRTPAPLAELWPELAALTAGGLNSRQQNLELTLRGQPVLVNLEPLNGQNGAPDALGGGFVSGFRDRAEALALADELTHARGFVDVLRAQTHEYQNRLHVLSGLLQLGRSEEALRVLNAEIQADAQFRQLLRDVQVPRLVALLAGKRERAQELGIDFQVAEGSCLSALWERHADTLVTAVGNLTENAFEALGGRPGEVTVLIGEDPEGMQVEVEDNGPGVPAALTETLFTQGVSSKGEGRGYGLAGVCARIQALGGGLRHSRRGGRTVFQVSLPAPGARSGGGL, encoded by the coding sequence ATGACTGTTCTGGGTGCACGCAAAGGGCGGGGCCTGCAGGGCCGGATGGTGCGCTGGCACCTGCTGGTGCTGTGTGCCATGACCACGCTGCTGGTGGGCGTGCAGACCTGGCAGTTTTACGGCGAGGCCCGTGAACGCATCGGGGAGCGGGCGGTGGTCATCAGCCGGCTGGTCGCGCAGTTGCCGCTGGTCTACCAGGGCGCCGAGCGTGGAGAACCCAACGCCGCCCTGAACGCCCAGGTCAACGCCCTGCGCGACGAGGCCAAGGCCGACTTCATCGTGGTGGGCAATGTGCGCGGTATCCGGCTGGCCCATCCTGTCCCTGACAGCCTGGGCAAGCCCATGATGGGCGGCGACAATGACGCGCCGCTCTCGGGCCGGGAGATTGTCAGCGTGGCGCGCGGCAGCCTGGGGCTCAGTGTGCGCGGAAAGGTGCCGATCTGGGCCGGCGGAGAGGCCGGCACGCGGGTGGTGGGCGTGGTCAGCACGGGCTACCTGATGCCTCAGGCCTGGAATCTGGTGGCCCAGGCGCTGATCAGCCTGCTTCCCTGGTTTCTGCTGGCCCTGGCGCTGGGCACCGCAGGCGCCGTGTGGGCCGCGCGGCGTCTGCGGGCCGAAATCCTGAACCTGGAACCCGAACAGATCGCTGCCCTGGCGCAGCAGCAGCGGGCAGTCCTGGCGGCCCTGCGCGAGGGGGTCATCGCCGTGGACGGCAGCGGACAGGTCACGCTGGCCAGCCAGCGGGCTGTGGAACTGCTGGGACCCGTGCGGACGCCCGCACCCCTGGCTGAGCTGTGGCCGGAACTTGCGGCCCTGACTGCCGGGGGCCTCAATTCCCGGCAGCAGAACCTGGAACTGACCCTTCGTGGGCAACCGGTCCTGGTCAACCTTGAACCGCTCAATGGTCAGAATGGGGCACCCGACGCCCTGGGCGGCGGCTTCGTCTCGGGGTTTCGCGACCGTGCCGAGGCTCTGGCGCTGGCTGACGAACTCACGCACGCACGGGGCTTCGTGGACGTGCTGCGCGCCCAGACTCATGAGTACCAGAACCGCCTGCATGTGCTTTCCGGCCTGTTACAGCTGGGACGCAGTGAGGAGGCCCTGCGGGTCCTGAACGCCGAGATCCAGGCGGATGCCCAGTTCCGGCAGTTGCTGCGCGACGTGCAGGTGCCGCGGCTGGTGGCCCTGCTGGCCGGCAAGCGTGAGCGTGCCCAGGAACTGGGCATCGACTTCCAGGTGGCCGAGGGCAGCTGCCTTTCTGCGCTGTGGGAACGTCACGCCGACACCCTGGTCACGGCTGTGGGCAACCTGACCGAGAATGCCTTCGAAGCGCTGGGTGGCCGGCCTGGGGAGGTCACGGTGCTGATCGGCGAGGACCCTGAAGGCATGCAGGTGGAGGTCGAGGACAACGGTCCTGGCGTGCCCGCTGCCCTGACCGAAACCCTCTTTACACAGGGCGTGAGCAGCAAGGGTGAGGGACGAGGGTATGGACTGGCTGGCGTCTGCGCGCGGATTCAGGCGCTGGGCGGAGGCCTGCGCCATTCCCGGCGGGGCGGGCGGACGGTCTTTCAGGTCAGCCTGCCGGCACCCGGGGCACGAAGTGGGGGAGGACTATGA
- a CDS encoding carbohydrate ABC transporter permease → MSQVSAHRTGRAPGQPNRRSAFRARQRAMPWMFLAPFLLLFTIFYVAPVFYAGYLSLFIKKRGAFGPARDVFGGLANYVRAFQDSDFLVSLWNILKFGLVQVPLMVVLALTLALILDGVRGRLQGLFRTAFYLPYTIPSVIAGLLWGYLYSKNLSPFNQITGSQTDFLASGVVLWSIANIVTWTWTGYNMITLYAALQNIPGELYEAARIDGATSWTLTRDIKLPLLRPSLLLVLIFSVIGTMQIFAEPFVLRPLGYVPDNITPNTYLYLVASRDGNFSYAATLAILLAVFTFLLSAIFLRLTRRGGEV, encoded by the coding sequence ATGAGTCAAGTCTCCGCCCACCGCACCGGCCGCGCCCCTGGCCAGCCGAACCGCCGGAGCGCCTTCCGGGCCCGGCAGCGCGCCATGCCCTGGATGTTCCTGGCGCCGTTTCTGCTGCTGTTCACGATCTTCTATGTGGCCCCGGTGTTCTACGCCGGGTACCTCAGCCTCTTTATCAAAAAGCGCGGCGCGTTCGGTCCGGCGCGGGACGTCTTCGGCGGCCTGGCCAACTATGTTCGCGCTTTTCAGGATAGCGACTTCCTGGTCAGCCTCTGGAACATTCTGAAGTTCGGGTTGGTGCAGGTTCCCCTGATGGTGGTCCTGGCCCTGACGCTGGCCCTGATCCTTGACGGGGTCCGGGGGCGGCTCCAGGGCCTGTTCCGCACCGCGTTCTACCTGCCCTACACCATTCCCAGTGTGATTGCCGGGCTGCTGTGGGGCTATCTGTACAGCAAGAACCTGTCGCCGTTCAACCAGATCACCGGCAGTCAGACCGACTTTCTCGCCAGCGGCGTGGTGCTGTGGAGCATCGCCAATATCGTGACCTGGACGTGGACGGGTTACAACATGATCACGCTCTACGCCGCCCTGCAGAACATTCCCGGCGAACTGTACGAGGCTGCCAGGATCGACGGGGCGACCAGCTGGACCCTGACCCGGGATATCAAGCTGCCGCTGCTGCGGCCCAGCCTGCTGCTGGTGCTGATCTTCTCGGTGATCGGCACCATGCAGATCTTCGCCGAGCCGTTTGTCCTGAGGCCATTGGGATACGTGCCGGACAATATCACCCCGAATACGTACCTGTACCTGGTGGCCAGCCGTGACGGAAACTTCAGTTACGCCGCGACCCTGGCGATTCTGCTGGCGGTCTTCACGTTCCTGCTGAGTGCCATCTTTCTGCGTCTGACCCGGCGGGGAGGAGAAGTCTAA
- a CDS encoding ABC transporter substrate-binding protein, with translation MKKALLALSALMLASGALAADPAFPKAPSGKVTLEVWSWVPGLDKTVQAFEKAYPNIDVRITNLGGGPQTYTKLRTALQAGSGAPDVAQIEYGFLPAFVDLGGLEDLSKYGANTYRKYFVPWTWGQVSPDGKAVYAIPQDTGPFSMVYRADLMKKYGVAVPKTWAEYEKAAEAVYKKSGGAVKFGNFYSTFAPWFMALAWADGAQFFRREGDGWVQNLNNASAKKVLNTWNRMIRKGHVGTLQAFTADYWNAAGAGKVVTNMEAAWGPGGYAGSLKNKSAGQWRVADLPQWKAGGPVRSGNWGGSSSVVTTQSKNKEAATLFALWLNLSQNAISQNWTNGGLFPASDAGLDLVILKDKTKNPSKFFGGQDISAVYARASRGVNVNFQWAPWFPFVNDNFNKQMDLMLKGRLSPDQALDAWQRESLAEAKKQGYTVR, from the coding sequence ATGAAAAAAGCACTGCTTGCCCTGTCCGCCCTGATGCTTGCTTCCGGCGCGCTCGCTGCCGACCCGGCCTTCCCGAAGGCTCCGAGTGGCAAGGTCACCCTGGAAGTCTGGTCCTGGGTGCCGGGCCTGGACAAGACGGTTCAGGCTTTCGAGAAGGCCTACCCCAATATCGATGTCCGGATCACGAACCTGGGCGGCGGGCCTCAGACGTACACCAAGCTGCGCACGGCCCTTCAGGCCGGCAGCGGGGCGCCTGATGTCGCGCAGATCGAGTACGGCTTTCTGCCGGCCTTCGTGGACCTGGGTGGCCTGGAAGACCTCAGCAAGTACGGGGCCAACACCTACAGGAAGTACTTCGTGCCCTGGACCTGGGGTCAGGTCAGTCCGGACGGCAAAGCGGTCTACGCCATCCCGCAGGACACCGGACCGTTCTCGATGGTCTACCGCGCCGACCTGATGAAGAAGTACGGTGTGGCCGTTCCGAAAACCTGGGCTGAATACGAAAAGGCGGCCGAGGCGGTCTACAAGAAAAGCGGCGGGGCCGTCAAGTTCGGCAACTTCTACTCCACCTTCGCGCCGTGGTTCATGGCGCTGGCCTGGGCCGATGGCGCGCAGTTCTTCCGGCGTGAAGGCGACGGCTGGGTGCAGAACCTGAACAACGCCAGTGCCAAAAAGGTGCTGAACACCTGGAACCGCATGATCCGCAAAGGCCACGTGGGCACCCTGCAGGCCTTTACCGCCGACTACTGGAATGCCGCCGGAGCCGGAAAGGTCGTGACCAACATGGAAGCCGCCTGGGGACCCGGGGGATACGCCGGAAGCCTCAAGAACAAGAGCGCCGGCCAGTGGCGGGTCGCGGATCTGCCCCAGTGGAAAGCCGGCGGCCCGGTGCGCAGCGGGAACTGGGGAGGCAGCAGCAGCGTCGTGACCACCCAGAGCAAGAACAAGGAAGCCGCTACCCTCTTTGCGCTGTGGCTCAACCTTTCGCAGAACGCGATCAGCCAGAACTGGACCAACGGTGGCCTGTTCCCGGCCAGCGACGCGGGGCTGGACCTGGTGATTCTGAAGGACAAGACCAAGAATCCCAGCAAATTCTTCGGGGGTCAGGACATCAGTGCGGTATACGCACGGGCCAGTCGCGGTGTGAACGTCAACTTCCAGTGGGCCCCGTGGTTCCCATTCGTGAACGACAACTTCAACAAGCAGATGGACCTGATGCTCAAAGGCCGCCTCTCGCCCGATCAGGCGCTCGATGCCTGGCAGCGCGAAAGTCTGGCCGAAGCAAAGAAGCAGGGGTACACAGTCCGCTAA
- a CDS encoding carbohydrate ABC transporter permease: MLQRQRFSPLQLMVLGIFALYSLLPLWWVFVTIFKDNGQLFSTFGLWFGSVPHLAENWNTLITREDGIFLRWLLNSVLYASAVALGSMLVSAMAGYAFSAYSFASKNTLFAVILATIMVPGTALVLPLFLMMQKLGLLNTYWAVILPGLANPFGLYLMRLFWDSGFPRELMEAARIDGAGEWTIFQRLGLPLVRGGLVTVGLFAFVAAWNNFFLPLVVVNHSDLFPLTLGLSIWNQTSSSSGQEPIYTVIVLGALVSILPLLIAFLTLGRYWQGGLASGAVKG; this comes from the coding sequence ATGCTGCAGCGTCAACGCTTTTCGCCCCTTCAGCTGATGGTGCTGGGCATCTTCGCCCTGTATTCCCTGCTGCCGCTGTGGTGGGTCTTCGTGACGATCTTCAAGGACAACGGGCAGCTGTTTTCCACCTTTGGCCTGTGGTTCGGTTCAGTGCCGCACCTGGCGGAGAACTGGAATACGCTGATCACACGAGAAGATGGGATTTTTCTGCGCTGGCTGCTTAACAGCGTGCTGTACGCCAGTGCCGTCGCACTGGGCAGCATGCTGGTGAGCGCCATGGCCGGCTACGCCTTCAGCGCTTACTCGTTTGCCAGCAAAAACACATTGTTCGCGGTGATTCTGGCCACCATCATGGTGCCGGGCACCGCGCTGGTCCTGCCGCTGTTCCTGATGATGCAGAAACTTGGCCTGCTGAACACCTACTGGGCCGTGATCCTGCCCGGGCTGGCCAATCCGTTCGGCCTGTATCTGATGCGCCTGTTCTGGGACTCCGGTTTTCCCCGTGAACTTATGGAAGCTGCGCGCATCGACGGGGCCGGGGAATGGACCATCTTTCAGCGGCTCGGCCTGCCGCTGGTGCGGGGCGGACTGGTCACGGTCGGGCTGTTTGCGTTCGTGGCTGCGTGGAATAACTTCTTCCTTCCGCTGGTGGTGGTCAACCACAGTGACCTGTTTCCACTCACGCTGGGCCTGAGCATCTGGAACCAGACCAGCAGCAGCAGCGGGCAGGAGCCGATCTACACCGTGATCGTGCTGGGTGCCCTGGTCAGCATCCTGCCCCTGCTGATCGCCTTTCTGACGCTAGGACGGTACTGGCAGGGCGGCCTGGCTTCGGGCGCGGTCAAAGGATGA
- a CDS encoding LacI family DNA-binding transcriptional regulator, translating into MRKRATTIYDIAQHAQVSVSTVSRVMNGHDTVHPELRTRVEHAIHELRFRPNRIAQTLYHRRSNTIGCILPDITNPYFAQLFLQLEVGASELGYTVILGNTTSNPDLEQTLVRSLVERQVDGLLLLGGLTNHPEPPEAGVQAVREVAERLPIVAVNGDLPGVDLLCSVTSDEAGGMRSVLTHLQGRGHTKVAFLGGDSSVTSSLEKLAVYREFYPNALPEWVHFTGLTIRAGEEALHRLGQASQRPTALVCINDLVAAGVLKAARDEGFDVPGDFSVVGFDDVFLAQVMCPPLTSVNHNYAELARQAISALVAGMEGRKPERVIRVPTLLVERQSVSG; encoded by the coding sequence ATGCGGAAACGAGCCACAACCATCTACGACATCGCGCAGCACGCCCAGGTCTCGGTCTCCACGGTCTCGCGGGTCATGAATGGGCACGACACCGTTCATCCCGAGCTCCGCACCCGGGTCGAACATGCCATCCATGAACTTCGTTTCCGCCCCAACCGGATTGCCCAGACCCTGTACCACCGCCGCTCGAACACCATCGGCTGCATCCTGCCCGATATCACCAACCCCTATTTCGCCCAGCTGTTTTTGCAGTTGGAAGTCGGAGCATCGGAACTGGGATACACAGTCATTCTGGGCAATACCACCAGCAACCCTGACCTTGAGCAGACCCTGGTCCGCAGCCTCGTGGAGCGGCAGGTCGATGGCCTGCTTCTGCTGGGCGGTCTGACAAACCACCCTGAGCCTCCCGAAGCCGGCGTTCAGGCGGTGCGCGAGGTTGCCGAGCGTTTGCCCATCGTGGCGGTCAACGGCGACCTGCCAGGGGTAGACCTTCTGTGCAGTGTCACCTCGGACGAGGCCGGTGGGATGCGCAGTGTGCTGACCCATCTGCAGGGACGGGGACATACCAAAGTCGCGTTCCTCGGGGGAGACAGCAGCGTGACCAGCAGTCTGGAAAAGCTCGCGGTATACCGGGAGTTTTACCCGAACGCCCTTCCTGAGTGGGTGCACTTCACCGGGCTGACCATTCGGGCGGGAGAGGAGGCCCTCCATCGCCTCGGCCAGGCGTCGCAGCGGCCCACCGCCCTGGTGTGTATCAATGATCTCGTTGCGGCTGGAGTGCTTAAGGCGGCGCGAGACGAAGGGTTCGACGTTCCCGGAGACTTCTCTGTCGTGGGATTCGACGATGTATTTCTGGCCCAGGTGATGTGTCCCCCCCTGACCAGCGTGAACCACAATTACGCCGAGCTGGCACGGCAGGCAATAAGCGCGCTTGTAGCGGGAATGGAAGGCAGGAAGCCCGAGCGGGTCATCCGGGTTCCGACGCTGCTGGTCGAGCGCCAGTCCGTGTCCGGCTGA
- a CDS encoding glycoside hydrolase family 36 protein, with the protein MTSRQWTLPVSPAGLRVLVNGYQSWSEAELRPIEDTQATPLMRWRQEQGHDPAFLPSGAPGRWRSHTLIALIRPDGGGWVGCAQDATRTFTHWEAHSDGAAVQVWYTQEGPEVPVAWEETPDVIRSVEAQAARLGQNMGARTPPPLRVWCSWYSYYRNVTLEAMIDNARQARQYGLEFDVFQLDDGFQADLGDWTEPSAHFGGHARDLPAALTGLGVTPGLWLAPFLVAPTSRLFAGHPEWMLRDRQGNPLLAGHNWGGPYHALDTTHPDVLDWLRELASTVRGWGYTYLKLDFLYGAALPGVRHDPAVGRAQAYRMGLQALRDGAGEDAFLLGCGAPLASSIGLVDAMRTGPDVAPFWDEESRRVWLGDATGPSARNALHTSLSRWYQHAWYQPDPDVMIARRELSLLSRNERHALAGMLDVIGGLRASSDPIAMLDAEGLELLRRSLQISAPDRPVTLTRSFGGAVTHFSRGTFNLEDTLAEGIPAHGYQEHHGMRLAVTTSEADFA; encoded by the coding sequence ATGACCAGTAGGCAGTGGACCCTTCCGGTCTCCCCTGCAGGACTGCGGGTCCTGGTGAACGGGTACCAGTCATGGAGCGAGGCTGAGCTCCGGCCGATCGAGGACACGCAGGCGACACCGCTGATGCGTTGGAGGCAGGAGCAGGGTCACGACCCGGCCTTCCTGCCCAGCGGCGCGCCGGGACGTTGGCGCAGTCACACCCTGATCGCCCTGATCCGGCCCGACGGGGGCGGATGGGTGGGGTGCGCCCAGGACGCCACCCGTACCTTTACCCACTGGGAAGCCCACTCGGACGGTGCGGCGGTTCAGGTCTGGTACACCCAGGAAGGGCCCGAAGTTCCCGTGGCCTGGGAGGAGACCCCGGACGTGATCCGCTCAGTCGAGGCGCAGGCCGCGCGGCTCGGCCAGAACATGGGTGCCCGGACGCCGCCGCCCCTGCGGGTGTGGTGTTCCTGGTATTCGTACTACCGCAACGTCACCCTTGAAGCGATGATCGACAACGCCCGTCAGGCACGTCAATACGGGCTTGAATTCGACGTATTCCAGCTGGACGACGGGTTCCAGGCGGACCTGGGCGACTGGACCGAGCCGTCTGCGCACTTCGGCGGTCACGCCCGTGACCTTCCTGCGGCCCTGACCGGGCTGGGAGTAACGCCGGGACTGTGGCTGGCTCCTTTTCTGGTCGCACCCACGTCCCGCCTCTTCGCCGGGCACCCTGAGTGGATGCTGCGCGACCGCCAGGGAAACCCACTGCTGGCGGGGCACAACTGGGGCGGGCCGTACCACGCCCTCGACACCACCCACCCCGATGTACTGGACTGGCTGCGTGAGCTGGCCTCCACGGTCCGGGGATGGGGCTACACCTACCTGAAGCTGGACTTCCTGTACGGCGCCGCGCTTCCGGGGGTTCGCCACGATCCTGCCGTGGGCCGGGCGCAGGCTTACCGGATGGGCCTTCAGGCTCTGAGAGACGGCGCCGGTGAGGACGCCTTTCTGTTGGGCTGCGGCGCACCGCTTGCCAGCAGCATCGGCCTGGTGGACGCCATGCGCACGGGTCCGGATGTCGCGCCGTTCTGGGACGAGGAGTCGCGCCGGGTATGGCTGGGAGACGCGACCGGGCCCAGCGCACGAAATGCGCTCCACACCTCGCTCAGCCGCTGGTATCAGCACGCGTGGTACCAGCCCGACCCTGACGTCATGATTGCCCGGCGCGAACTCAGTCTGCTGAGCCGGAACGAACGCCACGCCCTGGCCGGCATGCTTGACGTGATCGGGGGTCTGCGGGCCAGCAGTGATCCGATAGCGATGCTGGACGCCGAAGGGCTCGAGCTGCTGCGCCGATCCCTGCAGATCAGCGCCCCCGACCGGCCCGTCACCCTGACACGCAGCTTCGGAGGGGCCGTCACGCACTTCAGCCGGGGCACCTTTAATTTGGAAGATACTTTGGCAGAAGGAATTCCAGCGCATGGCTATCAGGAACACCACGGCATGCGGCTGGCCGTCACGACTTCGGAGGCGGATTTCGCGTAG